A genome region from Longimicrobiaceae bacterium includes the following:
- a CDS encoding S8 family serine peptidase, which translates to MEFIFHGNDTGAELDRTRVAVRFREPAPHAVRRDVAGMDALAGPQAPRYEIPGEKYTVFELSPEAGVTENATEYALRELRDHPAVVRAVPVYRAGTTSLVATDRIVVGMERSARGPVSMFERRGWEVVWQFGTDYVVRLAEHEDPVAQARAIAAQPGVLYAAPDLVEYRPVREPGASQPDAPPDSSDPLASSQWARVRTRADDALKAVGGAGSPAIRIAVIDSGVDRTHPDLAGRIVGFADMVDNPPHDNPQDADYHGTACAGLAAAIPFNSEGIRGFGGGCSILSARVMHTAGTEPMWNIAPAAVARGIDWAVANGADVISLSLYLEHPHPAVENAIRRAAGQGRNGKGCVIVAGAGNLGPSDKGVKFPARLPDVIAAAATNDADEPVGLNADKSGWISAWGEEVDIAAPGQRQVTTDISGALGAARAVATPGNYVRNFDGTSSSAAIVAGAAALVLSANPELTAGQVRDILCSTAYKPRPQEFPNGRNDQMGAGRVDLLAAVQKGLASKAGR; encoded by the coding sequence ATGGAGTTCATCTTCCACGGAAACGACACGGGCGCGGAACTGGACCGCACACGGGTCGCCGTGCGGTTCCGCGAGCCGGCTCCACACGCCGTGCGCCGCGACGTCGCTGGCATGGACGCGCTCGCGGGCCCGCAGGCCCCCCGCTACGAAATCCCCGGCGAGAAGTACACCGTGTTCGAGCTGAGCCCCGAGGCGGGCGTCACCGAAAACGCGACCGAGTATGCGCTGCGGGAGCTGCGGGATCACCCCGCCGTGGTCCGGGCCGTGCCCGTCTACCGCGCAGGCACCACCAGCCTGGTCGCGACGGACCGGATCGTGGTGGGCATGGAGCGGAGCGCCCGCGGCCCCGTCTCCATGTTCGAGCGTCGCGGCTGGGAGGTCGTCTGGCAGTTCGGCACGGACTACGTGGTGCGCCTGGCGGAGCACGAGGATCCGGTCGCCCAGGCCCGGGCGATCGCGGCGCAGCCGGGCGTGCTCTACGCCGCGCCCGACCTGGTGGAGTACCGCCCCGTTCGCGAGCCGGGTGCTTCCCAGCCCGACGCGCCGCCGGACTCGTCCGATCCCCTGGCCAGCTCGCAGTGGGCCCGGGTGCGGACCAGGGCCGACGACGCGTTGAAGGCGGTGGGCGGGGCCGGCAGCCCCGCCATCCGGATCGCGGTGATCGACTCCGGTGTGGACCGCACGCACCCGGACCTTGCGGGGCGCATCGTCGGGTTCGCGGACATGGTGGACAACCCGCCCCACGACAACCCGCAGGACGCGGACTACCACGGCACCGCGTGCGCCGGCCTGGCCGCGGCCATCCCCTTCAACAGCGAGGGAATCCGCGGCTTCGGCGGGGGATGCTCGATCCTCTCCGCCCGGGTGATGCACACGGCGGGGACCGAGCCGATGTGGAACATCGCCCCGGCTGCGGTGGCCCGCGGGATCGACTGGGCCGTGGCCAACGGGGCCGACGTGATCAGCCTCTCGCTGTACCTGGAGCACCCGCACCCGGCAGTCGAGAACGCCATCCGGCGCGCTGCCGGACAGGGGCGCAACGGGAAGGGGTGCGTGATCGTGGCCGGCGCGGGCAACCTCGGCCCGTCCGACAAAGGAGTCAAGTTCCCGGCCAGGCTCCCGGACGTGATCGCGGCGGCGGCGACGAACGATGCCGACGAGCCGGTAGGGCTGAACGCGGACAAGTCGGGCTGGATCTCGGCGTGGGGCGAGGAGGTGGACATCGCCGCGCCGGGCCAGCGGCAGGTCACCACCGACATCTCAGGTGCGCTGGGCGCCGCCAGGGCAGTCGCGACGCCCGGCAACTACGTGAGGAACTTCGACGGCACCTCGTCGTCGGCGGCGATCGTGGCGGGCGCGGCGGCGCTGGTGCTCAGCGCCAACCCGGAGCTGACCGCCGGCCAGGTTCGCGACATCCTGTGCAGCACGGCCTACAAGCCGCGCCCGCAGGAGTTCCCCAACGGCCGCAACGACCAGATGGGTGCGGGGCGGGTGGATCTGTTGGCGGCCGTCCAGAAGGGTCTCGCCAGTAAAGCCGGACGGTAA